Proteins from a single region of Amorphus orientalis:
- a CDS encoding ATP-binding protein, whose protein sequence is MSNSQDDALVSRLDKLIALLERAVPPAPEPITFDKADGFVWHPSPARVEPVVRINRVDLSLLKGVDRVRDQLLDNTERFARGLPANNVLLWGARGMGKSSLVKAAHAHVNATASGRPPLKLIEIHREDIETLPALMSVVRSSDYRFVLFCDDLSFDGGDASYKSLKAVLEGGIEGRPDNVIFYATSNRRHLLPRDMVENERSTAINPGEAVEEKVSLSDRFGLWLGFHKCSQEEYLTMVEAYARHHALDVDAETMRAEALEWATTRGARSGRVAWQFIQDLAGRLGVPLDQRSG, encoded by the coding sequence GTGTCCAATTCCCAGGACGATGCCCTTGTCTCACGGCTCGACAAGCTGATCGCGCTGCTCGAGCGCGCGGTCCCACCTGCGCCGGAACCCATCACCTTCGACAAGGCCGACGGATTCGTCTGGCACCCCTCTCCGGCCCGCGTTGAGCCCGTCGTCCGGATCAACCGTGTCGACCTCTCGCTCCTCAAGGGCGTCGACCGCGTCCGCGATCAGCTTCTCGATAACACCGAGCGATTCGCCCGGGGGCTGCCCGCGAACAACGTGCTTCTCTGGGGCGCGCGCGGCATGGGCAAATCGTCGCTGGTGAAGGCCGCCCACGCCCACGTCAACGCCACCGCGAGCGGCCGTCCTCCGCTCAAGCTGATCGAGATCCATCGCGAGGACATCGAGACCCTTCCCGCGCTGATGTCCGTGGTGCGCAGTTCCGACTATCGCTTCGTCCTGTTCTGCGACGACTTGTCCTTCGACGGCGGCGACGCGTCCTACAAATCGCTCAAGGCGGTCCTGGAAGGCGGGATCGAGGGGCGGCCGGACAACGTGATCTTCTATGCGACCTCGAACCGCAGGCATCTTCTACCCCGCGACATGGTCGAGAACGAGCGGTCGACCGCGATCAATCCCGGCGAAGCGGTGGAAGAGAAGGTCTCGCTGTCGGACCGGTTCGGCCTCTGGCTCGGGTTCCACAAATGCAGCCAGGAAGAATATCTGACGATGGTGGAAGCCTACGCCCGGCACCATGCGCTGGATGTCGATGCGGAAACGATGCGTGCCGAAGCGCTGGAATGGGCGACCACGCGCGGCGCCCGCTCGGGCCGTGTCGCGTGGCAGTTCATCCAGGATCTGGCCGGCCGTCTGGGTGTGCCGCTCGACCAGCGGTCAGGCTAG
- the yajC gene encoding preprotein translocase subunit YajC, which produces MWVTPAYAQGFGGGGGSELIVSLLPFILIFVIMYFLVLRPQRQRMKAHQEMVSALRRGDTVVTAGGLIGKITKVVDENEVQVELSEGVRVRLIRNTITEVRAKGEPVNDNG; this is translated from the coding sequence ATGTGGGTTACCCCAGCCTATGCCCAGGGTTTCGGCGGCGGGGGCGGCAGCGAGCTGATCGTGTCGCTGCTGCCGTTCATCCTGATTTTCGTGATCATGTATTTTCTGGTCCTGCGGCCTCAGCGCCAGCGCATGAAGGCGCACCAGGAAATGGTGTCTGCGCTGCGTCGTGGTGACACGGTCGTGACGGCGGGTGGCCTGATCGGGAAGATCACCAAGGTGGTGGACGAGAACGAAGTCCAGGTGGAGCTTTCCGAGGGGGTTCGGGTCCGTCTGATTCGCAACACCATCACCGAGGTCCGTGCCAAAGGCGAACCGGTCAACGACAACGGGTGA
- a CDS encoding EAL domain-containing protein: protein MREAVRQHQVVPYYQPVVSLNTETAVGVEALARWTLPTSRIIGPDHFIPAAESGGFIGDLFFQILRQMCADVVKWDPSIRVAVNVSPNQFRDPFLANKILSVLDGTGLSAERLEIEVTEGNPLADWTRTARTINSLKAEGVRFALDDFGTGYANLGQLNGLPFDNVKIDRSFVTTLMERRESRTIVKSIISLCRDLEKTSIAEGVETGAQAEWLHDNGCDLAQGHHFSYPLPADAVDELFRVGDESVYGLA from the coding sequence GTGCGGGAAGCCGTACGCCAGCATCAGGTCGTTCCCTACTATCAGCCGGTGGTGTCCCTGAACACGGAAACCGCCGTGGGGGTCGAGGCCCTGGCGCGCTGGACGTTGCCGACCTCCCGCATCATCGGCCCCGATCATTTCATTCCGGCCGCCGAGAGCGGCGGCTTCATCGGGGACCTCTTCTTCCAGATCCTGCGGCAGATGTGCGCCGACGTCGTCAAATGGGACCCGTCTATCCGCGTCGCGGTGAACGTGTCTCCGAACCAGTTTCGCGATCCCTTTCTTGCCAACAAGATCCTGTCGGTCCTGGATGGGACCGGGCTGTCCGCCGAGCGCCTCGAGATCGAGGTGACGGAAGGCAATCCGCTTGCCGACTGGACCCGTACGGCCCGGACCATCAATTCACTGAAAGCTGAGGGCGTCCGGTTCGCGCTGGACGATTTCGGCACCGGATATGCGAATCTGGGTCAGCTCAATGGACTGCCGTTCGACAACGTCAAGATCGACCGGTCCTTCGTGACCACGCTCATGGAGCGGCGCGAGAGCCGGACCATCGTGAAGTCCATCATCTCGCTCTGCCGGGATCTCGAGAAGACCTCGATCGCCGAGGGGGTGGAGACCGGTGCCCAGGCGGAGTGGCTGCACGACAACGGCTGCGATCTCGCCCAGGGGCACCACTTCTCCTATCCGTTGCCGGCGGATGCCGTGGACGAACTGTTCCGGGTCGGAGACGAGAGCGTCTACGGGCTAGCCTGA
- the moaA gene encoding GTP 3',8-cyclase MoaA, whose amino-acid sequence MADMASLNPDTNRGPLVDPFARAITYLRVSVTDRCDFRCVYCMSENMTFLPKRDLLTLEELDRLCSAFVARGVRKLRLTGGEPLVRRNLMDLIRSLSRHLDAGTLEELTLTTNGSQLARFADDLRQAGVRRLNVSLDTLDPDRFKAITRWGDFSKVMDGLRAAEEAGIHVKINMVALRDVNADEIETMLAFCHERGHDLTLIETMPLGDIEGDRTDQFLPLSEVRRRLETRYTLDDLPDRTGGPARYVRVRETGGRLGFITPLTHNFCESCNRVRLTCTGTLYMCLGQEDAADLRAPLRASEGDEALHAAIDEAIARKPKGHDFIIDRDRQAPAVSRHMSVTGG is encoded by the coding sequence ATGGCCGATATGGCGTCTCTCAATCCGGACACCAACCGCGGCCCCCTCGTCGATCCGTTCGCGAGGGCCATTACCTATCTTCGCGTTTCGGTGACCGACCGGTGCGACTTCCGCTGCGTCTACTGTATGTCGGAGAATATGACGTTCCTGCCGAAGCGGGATCTTCTGACACTGGAAGAGCTCGACCGGTTGTGTTCGGCGTTCGTCGCCCGGGGCGTCCGCAAGCTCCGGCTGACCGGCGGGGAGCCTCTCGTCCGCCGCAATCTGATGGACCTGATCCGCTCGCTCTCCCGCCATCTGGACGCCGGCACGCTGGAAGAGCTCACCCTGACGACGAACGGGTCGCAGCTGGCGCGCTTTGCCGACGATCTCCGGCAGGCAGGTGTTCGCCGCCTGAACGTCTCCCTCGACACCCTGGATCCGGACCGATTCAAGGCGATCACCCGCTGGGGCGATTTTTCCAAGGTGATGGACGGACTTCGCGCGGCCGAGGAAGCGGGTATCCACGTCAAGATCAACATGGTGGCGCTGCGCGACGTCAATGCCGACGAGATCGAGACGATGCTCGCCTTCTGCCATGAACGCGGCCACGACCTGACCCTTATCGAAACGATGCCGCTCGGCGACATCGAGGGCGACCGCACCGACCAGTTCCTGCCGCTGTCGGAGGTCCGGCGCCGGCTCGAGACCCGTTACACACTCGACGACCTTCCCGACCGCACCGGCGGCCCGGCCCGCTATGTCCGTGTCCGGGAGACCGGCGGCCGGCTCGGCTTCATCACGCCGCTGACCCACAATTTCTGCGAATCCTGCAACCGGGTGCGCCTCACCTGCACCGGCACGCTCTATATGTGCCTCGGCCAGGAGGACGCAGCCGACCTTCGCGCGCCGCTGCGGGCCTCGGAGGGCGACGAGGCGCTCCATGCGGCGATCGACGAGGCGATCGCGCGCAAGCCCAAGGGACACGATTTCATCATCGACCGCGATCGCCAGGCACCAGCCGTCTCGCGGCACATGTCGGTGACCGGGGGCTGA
- a CDS encoding DUF971 domain-containing protein has translation MSTNALAWPTELRLKTGRRVLTVTWDDGSSDELTAELLRVRSPSAEVKGHTPAERKTVGGKREVSISAIEPVGNYAVRLVFDDGHSTGLYTFRYLAELGRDRETVWEAYLGELEEKGLSRDRPGQR, from the coding sequence ATGTCGACGAATGCACTGGCTTGGCCCACCGAACTCCGCCTGAAGACGGGTCGGCGCGTTCTGACGGTCACCTGGGATGACGGATCGAGCGACGAGCTGACGGCGGAGCTGCTGCGGGTCCGCTCGCCGTCGGCGGAGGTGAAAGGGCACACGCCCGCCGAACGCAAGACGGTCGGCGGCAAACGCGAGGTGTCGATTTCGGCCATCGAGCCGGTCGGAAACTACGCCGTCCGGCTCGTGTTCGACGACGGTCATTCCACCGGGCTCTATACGTTCCGCTATCTGGCGGAACTGGGCCGCGATCGGGAAACGGTCTGGGAGGCCTATCTCGGCGAACTGGAGGAGAAGGGCCTTTCCCGCGACCGGCCCGGCCAGCGGTGA